In Silene latifolia isolate original U9 population unplaced genomic scaffold, ASM4854445v1 scaffold_575, whole genome shotgun sequence, a single window of DNA contains:
- the LOC141639890 gene encoding uncharacterized protein LOC141639890, whose product MGAFNDTRYIHERNGISDGMRRRCNKFNTWCENNNWIDLDYSRPDHTWSRGLTATTRQWARLDRAMCNSEWRTMFAEGSLRHLMQNKLDHCPLIISTTGFAPIPKVLRPFRFQAAWMCHARFSEFVDSNWSNEQPLFPFIHNFANLLQEWNMNTFHNIFARKRSLERRLFGIQQRLSNRGPNYLFKMELKLKKQLDEVLREEELLCQESEKLDRNYVVADVQCVLNHMSPFKAPGPDGFQALFYQSQWETISPSLCKMIFDVLHNGIFPEGLGETFISLISKVDHPHTVSQFRPIGLCNVAYKLITKMIVNRLKPVLPILINPMQCSFVPERQITDNIIIVQEALHSMRGRKGRTGFMALKLDLEKPYDVGVAVHPTHTLRDMGIQSRMVRTIMQCIKSSTLNVLWNDERTDPFAPTRGIRQGNPLSPYIFTICMEKLSQLIEEYSGGGQWKGFQICRGGPTLTHLFFADDIILFGEATINQAQLSNRVLNAFCQASGQRVSRAKSKVYFSPNVDGEDVSNITNELQIANTDDLGMRFLWGGDQDNQALSLVSWDMVTKEKDNGGLGLRSMRQVNTAFMAKLGWRLLSEPNALWARVLHHKYCKGRCDVDTLKPKPLSSNVWNEIVESFIALKSGLSASIDIASNPSSFLMERIWEVKNAKESTDVCVKAREQRRHEIFVQCIAPLAGWVVLNIDGASKGNPGLSGAGCLIRDASGQLIKAFSEKLGLETVTRGEIMALRRGLIMALELQVTHLIIQIDSKAVRSLMDSTFEVPTAHSHMIQICQAFVRDNPWKIELHRIYRETNSCADWLVNRGVSQDVQLVSYELSNVSDQLFCLMEQDIGGVSWPRIVPFYSS is encoded by the exons ATGGGGGCTTTTAATGACACTCGTTACATCCATGAACGAAATGGGATTAGTGATGGGATGCGGCGAAGATGTAACAAATTTAATACTTGGTGCGAGAATAATAACTGGATCGACCTCGACTATTCAAGACCTGATCATACCTGGTCTCGAGGATTAACTGCAACTACTCGCCAATGGGCTAGGTTGGACCGGGCAATGTGTAATTCGGAATGGCGCACGATGTTTGCAGAAGGTTCTTTACGTCACCTTATGCAAAATAAGTTGGACCACTGCCCCCTAATTATAAGTACGACTGGTTTTGCGCCAATCCCCAAGGTCCTCCGACCTTTTCGTTTCCAAGCTGCGTGGATGTGTCATGCTCGTTTCTCGGAATTTGTGGATTCTAATTGGTCTAACGAACaacctcttttcccttttattcatAACTTTGCAAACCTTCTTCAGGAATGGAACATGAATACGTTTCATAATATTTTCGCGAGGAAAAGGAGTCTTGAAAGAAGATTATTTGGAATTCAACAAAGACTTTCGAACAGGGGTCCAAATTATTTATTCAAGATGGAACTAAAATTGAAAAAGCAATTAGATGAAGTCTTACGGGAAGAGGAATTATTATG CCAAGAAAGTGAAAAGTTAGATCGTAACTACGTGGTAGCTGACGTCCAATGTGTTCTCAATCATATGTCTCCTTTTAAGgctcctggacctgatggtttTCAAGCGTTATTCTACCAATCTCAGTGGGAAACGATCTCTCCGAGTCTTTGCAAAATGATCTTTGATGTGCTGCATAATGGCATTTTCCCAGAAGGCTTGGGTGAGACTTTTATCTCACTTATTTCAAAGGTTGATCATCCACATACAGTATCACAGTTTCGACCTATTGGATTGTGTAATGTCGCCTACAAGCTCATCACGAAGATGATTGTTAACCGTCTAAAGCCAGTACTCCCTATTCTGATTAATCCCATGCAGTGTAGTTTTGTTCCTGAGCGCCAAATTACGGATAACATCATTATTGTTCAGGAGGCATTGCATTCCATGCGTGGTAGAAAAGGGAGAACGGGTTTCATGGCTCTCAAACTTGATCTTGAAAAGCCTTATGATGTTGGAGTGGCCGTTCATCCAACTCACACTTTGCGTGATATGGGAATTCAATCTCGGATGGTTCGAACTATCATGCAATGCATCAAATCTTCGACCTTGAATGTGTTATGGAATGATGAGAGGACTGACCCCTTTGCCCCCACACGTGGTATTCGTCAAGGTAACCCCCTTTCACCGTACATATTTACGATATGTATGGAAAAATTAAGTCAATTAATTGAAGAGTATAGTGGAGGGGGGCAATGGAAGGGTTTTCAGATCTGTCGAGGAGGCCCAACCTTAACGCACTTGTTCTTTGCTGATGATATTATTCTTTTTGGCGAGGCAACGATTAACCAAGCTCAATTAAGTAACCGCGTGTTGAATGCTTTCTGCCAGGCATCGGGGCAGCGGGTGAGTAGGGCAAAGTCTAAGGTCTATTTCTCACCTAATGTCGATGGAGAGGATGTTTCGAATATCACTAACGAACTGCAAATAGCGAATACGGATGATTTGGGCAT GCGGTTTCTGTGGGGAGGCGATCAAGACAATCAGGCACTAAGCCTTGTGTCTTGGGATATGGTTACTAAGGAGAAGGACAATGGTGGCCTTGGATTGCGCTCGATGCGTCAAGTAAATACTGCATTCATGGCCAAGTTAGGTTGGCGTCTTCTTTCGGAGCCTAATGCTCTTTGGGCTAGAGTCTTACATCACAAGTATTGCAAAGGTAGATGCGACGTTGACACGTTGAAGCCTAAACCGTTAAGTTCTAATGTTTGGAATGAAATCGTTGAGAGTTTTATCGCGCTGAAATCGGGTCTAAGCGCGTCAATTG ATATTGCGTCAAACCCGTCTTCTTTTCTCATGGAGCGTATTTGGGAGGTAAAAAATGCTAAGGAATCGACGGATGTGTGTGTGAAGGCTAGGGAACAACGACGACATGAAATTTTCGTGCAATGTATAGCACCTCTTGCGGGGTGGGTGGTCCTTAACATTGATGGGGCATCCAAAGGGAATCCGGGATTGTCGGGGGCTGGTTGTTTGATCCGTGATGCCTCTGGTCAGCTCATTAAAGCTTTCTCGGAAAAGCTTGGCTTGGAAACAGTGACTCGGGGTGAGATTATGGCTCTTCGACGGGGCCTTATTATGGCGCTGGAGCTCCAAGTTACTCATTTAATCATTCAAATAGATTCTAAGGCGGTTCGATCTCTTATGGACTCGACTTTTGAAGTTCCAACAGCCCACTCGCATATGATACAAATCTGTCAGGCCTTTGTCCGGGACAACCCGTGGAAAATTGAACTTCATCGTATTTATCGAGAGACTAATTCGTGCGCGGATTGGTTAGTTAATCGGGGGGTTAGCCAAGATGTTCAGTTGGTATCGTATGAGCTCTCGAATGTGTCGGATCAACTTTTCTGCTTGATGGAGCAAGACATTGGAGGTGTCTCTTGGCCTCGGATTGTGCCTTTTTATTCTTCCTAG